The following coding sequences lie in one Rutidosis leptorrhynchoides isolate AG116_Rl617_1_P2 chromosome 6, CSIRO_AGI_Rlap_v1, whole genome shotgun sequence genomic window:
- the LOC139855755 gene encoding tobamovirus multiplication protein 2B-like: MSNSFPSPSPPATAVPVAGKGKTHSRDNSAKTMVTDQITQAVLSTSNLLHIMLQSSPSQDNLVKLPKNLLAKTTTIKNTQRVLEQMPLVISSVDEHMDHGLQSVSRLETVTRLLSNIENNQLKPLTDAQLLTEEPKTDN; the protein is encoded by the exons ATGTCAAATTCCTTCCCTTCTCCGTCGCCTCCGGCCACCGCAGTACCTGTCGCCGGAAAAGGAAAAACTCATTCACGAGACAACTCAGCTAAAACAATGGTCACGGATCAAATCACACAGGCGGTTCTTTCCACTTCAAATCTCCTTCACATCATGCTTCAATCCTCTCCTTCTCAG GACAATCTTGTAAAGCTTCCTAAAAACCTTTTAGCTAAAACAACAACCATAAAGAATACTCAAAGGGTGTTGGAGCAGATGCCTTTGGTTATTTCATCTGTAGATGAACATATGGACCATGGCTTACAAAG TGTCTCTCGTCTTGAAACTGTAACACGTTTGCTAAGCAACATAGAGAACAACCAGCTCAAACCCTTAACTGATGCTCAACTGTTGACAGAG GAACCTAAAACAGACAACTGA